The following are encoded together in the Robertmurraya sp. FSL R5-0851 genome:
- a CDS encoding AraC family transcriptional regulator: protein MDLLKSMNDSMKYIEDNLTNEIDFEVVARVAHCSEYHFKRMFSFLAGITLSEYIRRRRLSLAAFELTNSQLKIIDIALKYGYNSPDSFTRAFQNLHGVTPSEARNDGQPLKAFPPMTFQLSIRGGNEMNYRIEQKDAFNIVGIMKRVPIIFEGENPEITRMWKSLTMEKIDQLKKLSNVEPLGMIQASTNFSDGRMEEKGELDQYIGVATTQDYPQNFSKLEVPALTWAIFETTGPFPDTLQETWGRIYSEWFPSSNYHVTEGPEILSIKSKDLTSPSVKSEIWIPVLKK, encoded by the coding sequence ATGGATTTGCTTAAGAGCATGAATGATTCAATGAAGTATATCGAGGATAACCTCACTAACGAAATAGACTTCGAAGTGGTGGCTAGGGTCGCTCATTGTTCTGAATATCATTTTAAACGAATGTTTTCTTTTCTTGCAGGTATAACATTATCAGAATACATTCGCCGTAGACGATTGAGCTTGGCAGCATTTGAACTTACAAATAGTCAATTGAAAATAATTGATATTGCGCTTAAATATGGATACAATTCACCGGATTCCTTTACTAGAGCTTTTCAAAATTTACATGGGGTAACCCCATCAGAAGCAAGAAATGATGGACAGCCATTAAAAGCTTTTCCTCCAATGACCTTCCAATTATCAATTAGAGGAGGAAACGAAATGAATTACCGTATCGAACAAAAAGACGCATTTAACATAGTGGGTATTATGAAAAGAGTTCCAATTATTTTTGAAGGGGAAAACCCGGAAATTACACGGATGTGGAAATCTTTGACTATGGAAAAAATAGATCAACTAAAAAAATTGTCTAATGTTGAACCTCTAGGGATGATTCAAGCCTCAACAAACTTTTCGGATGGTCGTATGGAAGAAAAAGGCGAGCTTGATCAGTATATTGGGGTGGCAACAACACAAGACTACCCTCAAAATTTTTCAAAACTTGAAGTTCCTGCTTTAACATGGGCAATATTTGAAACTACTGGTCCTTTTCCTGATACCCTACAGGAAACTTGGGGAAGGATTTATTCTGAGTGGTTTCCATCTTCCAATTATCATGTAACAGAAGGACCCGAAATTTTGTCGATCAAAAGTAAGGATTTAACTTCACCATCAGTAAAAAGCGAAATTTGGATTCCAGTTTTGAAAAAGTAA
- a CDS encoding LysE family translocator has translation MNEFFTFLVLSLFVVMSPGIDTALITKRTITDGRKDGYKMALGITTGSLVHTFAAAFGLSAILMQSAVAFETVKYIGAIYLIYLGLSSFISRKKKASASVDKQNKSAFKQGLFSNVLNPKVAMFFLTFLPQFVKTGEHATQHLIIMGVIYTLLSISWFFIYVFFINYLREWLLAPKVQKIMDKATGLVLIGFGLKLALDKPN, from the coding sequence ATGAATGAGTTTTTTACGTTCCTAGTCCTTTCGTTATTTGTTGTTATGAGTCCAGGGATTGATACAGCACTTATTACAAAAAGGACCATTACGGACGGAAGAAAAGATGGTTACAAAATGGCTCTAGGTATTACAACTGGCTCATTAGTCCATACATTCGCTGCTGCTTTTGGACTTTCAGCTATTTTGATGCAGTCTGCTGTTGCATTCGAAACGGTTAAATACATTGGTGCCATTTACTTAATATACCTAGGATTGTCTTCCTTTATCTCAAGGAAAAAGAAGGCATCTGCAAGTGTTGATAAACAAAATAAATCCGCTTTTAAACAAGGTTTATTTTCGAATGTACTGAATCCAAAAGTTGCGATGTTCTTCTTAACATTTTTACCCCAATTTGTGAAAACAGGAGAACATGCAACCCAGCACCTGATAATAATGGGTGTGATATACACACTTCTGTCTATTTCTTGGTTTTTTATTTATGTCTTTTTTATCAACTATTTACGTGAATGGCTACTGGCTCCAAAAGTACAAAAGATCATGGATAAAGCTACGGGGCTTGTCTTAATTGGATTTGGATTAAAGTTAGCTTTAGATAAACCGAATTAA
- a CDS encoding helix-turn-helix domain-containing protein produces the protein MENIDIGRKVEKFRKAKGWSSRELAKIAEITPSMLSQIERGLANPSIQTLKVLAKALDVPTFSFLLEESNTEDLVVRSTDRKKMVVENLSYELVSPEFTGTLASAIMNVPPNTSSSEKLLEHKGEEVAFVLQGKIKVFLDNEEYILETGDSVKIPAYMKHKWENNFTENAVILFSVTPPAF, from the coding sequence ATGGAAAATATAGATATTGGTAGAAAAGTTGAGAAATTTAGAAAAGCCAAAGGGTGGAGCAGTAGAGAATTAGCAAAAATAGCAGAAATAACACCTTCCATGTTAAGTCAGATTGAACGGGGGTTAGCAAATCCCTCCATTCAGACTTTAAAGGTTTTAGCCAAAGCCCTTGATGTTCCCACCTTTAGTTTTTTACTTGAAGAATCTAATACCGAAGATTTAGTTGTTAGATCAACTGATCGTAAGAAAATGGTTGTTGAAAACCTTTCATATGAGTTAGTGTCGCCTGAATTTACAGGAACACTGGCTAGCGCGATTATGAATGTACCTCCAAATACATCTTCGTCTGAGAAACTTTTGGAACATAAAGGGGAAGAAGTTGCATTTGTTCTACAAGGGAAAATTAAAGTGTTTTTAGATAATGAAGAATATATATTAGAAACCGGTGATAGTGTCAAAATACCAGCTTATATGAAACATAAATGGGAAAATAATTTCACTGAAAATGCCGTCATTCTATTTTCGGTAACTCCACCAGCGTTTTAA
- a CDS encoding TetR/AcrR family transcriptional regulator — MSKSGRPREFNKPEVLDAAMNVFWLKGYEACSTEDLCSSTGLGRGSLYNTFGSKHELYEQTLQRYHEHWIQVQTAILEQPGPVKERLRGLLEWAVEKDFEDSSKGCFLINATMERGRTDSIVEVWSNRHVECLESVLNRVIEKGIESGEITSDRSALELSRTFICSYYGLRTLNVTTQNRDMAEQIVEGTMANIY; from the coding sequence ATGAGTAAAAGTGGAAGACCTCGTGAATTTAATAAGCCTGAAGTGCTTGATGCAGCAATGAATGTTTTTTGGTTAAAAGGGTATGAAGCATGCTCTACTGAGGATTTATGCAGCAGTACAGGGCTTGGTCGTGGAAGCTTATATAATACGTTTGGAAGTAAACATGAATTGTATGAGCAAACCCTCCAACGTTATCATGAGCACTGGATTCAGGTGCAAACCGCCATTTTGGAACAGCCTGGTCCTGTAAAAGAAAGACTGCGTGGTCTGTTGGAATGGGCAGTGGAAAAGGATTTTGAGGACTCGAGTAAAGGCTGTTTTTTAATTAATGCCACTATGGAGCGTGGTCGAACTGACTCCATTGTAGAGGTTTGGTCTAATCGTCATGTAGAATGTCTGGAAAGTGTTCTCAATCGTGTGATAGAGAAAGGAATAGAATCCGGAGAAATCACATCGGATAGATCGGCACTAGAGTTGTCAAGGACATTTATATGTAGTTACTATGGTCTACGAACTCTCAACGTCACTACACAAAATCGTGATATGGCGGAACAAATCGTCGAGGGTACTATGGCAAACATCTATTAG
- the nfsA gene encoding oxygen-insensitive NADPH nitroreductase, with translation MNQTIETILNHVSVRSFTNQALTEEQIRQLVTAAQAASSASFQQAYSIIGVTDQELKQKIAELAGNQPFIAEGGHFFVFCADVNRHKQMAEELDMDITETIEGIDAALVGAIDATLAAQNLVIAAESMGLGVCYIGGVRDGIIKISELLDIPEYVFPVFGLVVGYPAERNDSKPRIPFEGIYHTNRYNSHTKEIIKQYDETTKLYYANRTGRKSNRTWSESAIGSFARLPRSFMKDFLNGRGWAKR, from the coding sequence ATGAACCAAACTATTGAAACCATCTTAAACCATGTTTCTGTTCGTTCTTTTACTAATCAAGCTTTAACAGAGGAGCAAATTAGGCAGCTAGTTACTGCAGCACAAGCAGCATCATCTGCAAGTTTTCAGCAAGCATATTCCATTATCGGTGTAACTGATCAAGAACTAAAACAGAAAATAGCAGAACTCGCAGGGAATCAACCATTTATAGCAGAGGGCGGACACTTTTTCGTGTTTTGTGCGGATGTAAATCGTCATAAACAAATGGCAGAAGAATTAGACATGGATATCACAGAGACAATTGAGGGAATAGATGCTGCTCTCGTAGGTGCTATAGATGCTACATTGGCAGCCCAAAACTTGGTCATTGCTGCAGAATCCATGGGATTAGGTGTATGTTATATTGGTGGAGTTAGAGATGGAATAATAAAAATATCTGAGTTGCTTGATATTCCTGAGTATGTTTTCCCTGTCTTTGGACTCGTCGTTGGTTATCCAGCTGAACGTAATGACAGTAAGCCTAGAATTCCATTTGAAGGTATTTATCACACAAATCGTTATAACAGCCATACAAAAGAGATAATTAAACAATATGACGAGACTACTAAATTGTATTATGCAAATCGTACTGGAAGAAAATCGAATCGTACATGGTCTGAATCAGCAATTGGAAGTTTTGCGCGTCTTCCTAGATCCTTTATGAAAGATTTCTTAAATGGTAGAGGATGGGCAAAACGTTAA
- a CDS encoding NUDIX domain-containing protein: protein MNIRNSAKAIILKDNKLLLTKNKDEEGYFYLFPGGGQEHGETIHSTLTRECIEEIGELVEIKELLHIREYIGKNHEHSSFDFNVHQVEYYFICNLINGLNNYGSPTNPDSHQVGVEWVQINDLLDYRIYPKELRKYIVRYSKNEKSPVYLGDIN, encoded by the coding sequence ATGAATATTAGAAACTCAGCAAAAGCAATAATACTTAAAGACAATAAACTCTTACTAACAAAAAATAAGGATGAAGAAGGTTATTTTTATCTTTTTCCTGGTGGAGGGCAAGAGCACGGAGAAACGATTCATAGTACTTTAACTAGAGAGTGTATTGAAGAGATTGGGGAACTAGTAGAAATTAAAGAGCTCCTTCATATTAGAGAGTATATAGGTAAAAACCACGAACATTCTTCTTTCGATTTTAATGTTCATCAAGTTGAATATTACTTCATTTGTAACCTTATTAATGGACTAAATAATTATGGATCACCAACTAATCCTGACAGTCACCAAGTGGGAGTTGAATGGGTTCAAATTAACGATTTACTAGATTATAGAATATATCCGAAGGAGTTAAGAAAATACATAGTAAGATATTCTAAGAATGAAAAATCTCCTGTTTATTTGGGAGATATAAACTAG
- a CDS encoding NUDIX hydrolase, translating to MEKWDLFDKHRNKIEKQITRGDEMTPDEFHLVVHVCIFNSKGEMLIQQRQPFKQGWSNLWDITCGGSAVAGDTSQQAASRELFEELGIHYNFEKVRPQFTINFERGFDDYYLIEYDFDLNDLTLQTEEVQAVKWASKEEILELIELKQFIPYYESIIAFLFEGRHHYGSIRL from the coding sequence ATGGAAAAGTGGGATTTATTTGATAAGCATCGTAATAAAATAGAGAAACAAATAACTCGTGGAGATGAAATGACACCAGATGAGTTTCATTTAGTAGTACACGTATGTATATTTAATTCAAAAGGAGAAATGCTTATTCAGCAGCGTCAGCCCTTTAAGCAAGGATGGTCGAACCTTTGGGATATCACCTGTGGTGGTAGTGCAGTTGCAGGCGATACAAGTCAGCAGGCTGCTTCAAGAGAGTTATTCGAGGAGTTGGGAATTCATTATAACTTTGAAAAGGTTCGTCCACAATTTACTATTAACTTTGAACGTGGCTTTGATGATTATTATTTAATTGAATATGACTTTGATTTGAATGATTTGACTTTACAGACTGAAGAGGTGCAAGCAGTTAAATGGGCTTCTAAAGAGGAAATCTTAGAGCTAATCGAACTAAAACAATTTATACCATATTATGAGAGTATCATTGCGTTTCTTTTTGAGGGTCGACATCATTATGGTTCTATTCGTCTTTAA
- a CDS encoding LysR family transcriptional regulator → MDIRILKYFLAVAQEESITRAAEVLNTSQPNLSRQLTELEQEVGKKLFERGSRKINLTEEGMFLRKRAKEIIELVERTETELSSFDEVISGVVHIGAAETHAMRLMADAMLSLRETHPQIQYDIFSGSTIEVTDQLNKGLLDFGVLVEPVDLQKYDYLRLPVNDIFGVLMRKDSPLAKLNSISPEDIKNQPVLVAHQQQGGNVLSGWLGDDSQNLNIVSTFNLITTPAMMVEAGLGHAFTFDKLVNTEGDRNLCFRPLEPKLETGLYLVWKKYQMFTKAAKVFLEQIQRSMF, encoded by the coding sequence ATGGATATCCGAATTTTGAAATATTTCCTTGCTGTTGCACAGGAAGAAAGCATAACAAGAGCTGCCGAGGTTTTGAACACTTCTCAACCAAATCTTTCAAGACAGCTAACCGAACTTGAGCAAGAAGTAGGTAAAAAGCTGTTTGAACGTGGAAGCCGAAAAATAAATCTGACAGAAGAAGGGATGTTCCTTCGCAAGAGGGCAAAAGAAATCATCGAATTGGTAGAAAGGACAGAAACAGAACTGTCCTCCTTTGATGAAGTGATCAGTGGAGTGGTTCACATAGGTGCAGCTGAGACCCATGCCATGCGGCTTATGGCTGATGCCATGCTGTCACTCAGAGAAACTCATCCACAGATCCAATATGATATTTTCAGTGGCAGTACCATAGAGGTAACAGATCAGCTTAATAAAGGATTACTTGATTTCGGAGTTCTGGTTGAGCCAGTAGATTTGCAAAAATATGATTATCTCAGGCTTCCGGTGAATGATATTTTTGGTGTCCTGATGCGAAAGGACAGCCCTTTGGCAAAGCTAAACTCCATTAGTCCAGAAGACATAAAGAATCAACCGGTACTTGTTGCCCATCAGCAACAGGGTGGAAATGTTCTGTCCGGATGGTTGGGAGATGATTCCCAAAATCTGAATATCGTTTCCACTTTCAATCTGATAACGACACCTGCCATGATGGTAGAAGCTGGGCTCGGTCATGCTTTTACCTTTGACAAGCTAGTTAATACAGAAGGGGACCGGAATCTCTGCTTCCGTCCATTGGAGCCGAAGCTGGAAACAGGACTTTATCTTGTCTGGAAAAAGTATCAGATGTTTACAAAAGCTGCAAAAGTGTTCTTAGAGCAAATTCAGCGTAGTATGTTCTAA
- a CDS encoding aldo/keto reductase, giving the protein MIFNETYTLSNGVKIPKLGLGTWNIEDDKAAQAVRDAIEIGYRHIDTAQGYMNERGVGEGIRTCGFAREEIFVTTKLQADIKSYNEAVAAINDSLKKMELDYIDLMIIHSPQPWKEFREGEHFFEGNLEVWRALEEAYKEGKLRAIGVSNFEQVDLNNILENGTVEPVVNQVLAHVSNTPFELIDYCQSKGILVEAYSPVAHGELLKNQEIAAMAEKYGVTIPQLCIRYCLQLGLLPLPKSANPDHIRSNAAVDFEISDADMDVLKNAERIKDYGEASIYPVFGGKLK; this is encoded by the coding sequence ATGATTTTTAATGAAACTTATACACTATCTAACGGAGTGAAAATCCCAAAGTTGGGTCTGGGAACTTGGAATATTGAAGATGATAAGGCTGCGCAGGCAGTTAGAGATGCAATTGAAATTGGCTATCGCCACATTGATACAGCACAGGGTTATATGAATGAGCGAGGTGTTGGAGAAGGGATCCGCACGTGCGGCTTCGCTCGTGAAGAGATTTTTGTGACTACCAAGCTCCAAGCTGACATCAAGTCCTACAACGAGGCAGTTGCTGCTATCAATGATTCACTGAAAAAGATGGAACTTGATTATATCGACCTGATGATTATCCACAGTCCTCAACCGTGGAAAGAGTTCCGTGAGGGCGAGCATTTCTTTGAGGGAAACTTAGAAGTATGGCGTGCACTTGAAGAAGCATACAAGGAAGGCAAACTGCGTGCTATCGGCGTCTCCAACTTTGAACAGGTGGATTTAAATAATATTCTGGAAAACGGTACCGTCGAACCTGTCGTTAATCAAGTGCTTGCTCATGTAAGTAACACACCATTTGAGTTGATTGATTATTGCCAAAGCAAAGGGATTCTAGTAGAGGCATATTCTCCTGTGGCACATGGTGAGCTGCTGAAGAATCAGGAGATTGCGGCTATGGCTGAAAAGTATGGAGTAACTATACCACAATTGTGCATTCGCTACTGCTTGCAACTTGGTCTGTTACCTCTACCTAAATCAGCAAACCCAGATCATATCCGTAGCAATGCTGCCGTGGATTTTGAGATTTCTGATGCAGATATGGACGTGTTGAAAAATGCCGAGCGTATCAAGGATTATGGTGAGGCAAGCATTTACCCGGTGTTTGGTGGAAAGCTGAAATAA
- a CDS encoding aldo/keto reductase yields the protein MVNKVGINDRKVFPIGIGTWKVGNRLADEAREIEALKVGLDAGAQVIDTAETYGDGLSETLVGKAIQGYKRDSLYLVSKVLPENASRRYLPISLENTLERLQVNYLDMYLLHWKSSIPLRETVEAMEEMRAAGKIKAWGVSNFDTADLKRLFTLPHGTNCLTNQVKYNLIYRGIEYDLIPYMKQQHMPLMAYSPVVKGKFGRFNLQQQNILEEVASNHQATIQQILIAWSIRDGNTISIPKSSNSAHMLENIKSAQINLTTDELGKIDTVFRKPTSKESLALW from the coding sequence ATGGTAAATAAAGTAGGAATCAACGATAGAAAGGTTTTCCCTATCGGTATAGGAACTTGGAAAGTTGGCAATCGCTTGGCGGATGAAGCTAGAGAAATAGAAGCTTTAAAAGTTGGGTTAGATGCAGGTGCACAAGTGATTGATACCGCAGAAACATATGGAGATGGACTTTCTGAAACACTTGTTGGAAAAGCAATTCAAGGATATAAAAGAGATTCTCTATATTTAGTGTCTAAGGTTTTACCAGAAAATGCCTCCAGGAGATATCTACCTATCAGCTTAGAGAATACACTAGAAAGGCTACAAGTTAACTATCTAGATATGTATTTACTCCATTGGAAAAGCTCGATTCCTTTGCGTGAAACAGTTGAAGCGATGGAAGAGATGAGAGCTGCTGGAAAAATCAAAGCCTGGGGCGTATCGAATTTTGATACAGCTGATTTAAAACGATTATTCACTTTACCTCATGGAACAAATTGTTTGACGAATCAAGTTAAGTACAATCTAATTTATCGTGGAATTGAATATGATTTGATTCCTTACATGAAACAGCAACACATGCCATTAATGGCTTACTCCCCAGTGGTTAAAGGGAAATTTGGACGATTTAATCTCCAACAACAAAACATTCTAGAAGAAGTAGCCTCCAATCATCAAGCAACTATCCAACAAATATTAATCGCATGGAGTATTCGAGATGGCAATACCATTTCGATCCCTAAATCAAGTAATTCTGCACACATGCTGGAAAATATTAAATCTGCACAAATCAATCTCACCACTGATGAACTTGGTAAGATTGATACAGTATTTCGTAAACCTACGTCAAAGGAATCGTTGGCTTTGTGGTAA
- a CDS encoding cyclophilin-like fold protein: MKLSKTILLLGMCLFLIGLVACSGTENSTASLSGETKSDTQEERSTDSNSNTSTNNQPTETRSNTQEESSMNSNSRTPSDNKITIRIGENAFTVDLYDNPTANDLMSRLPLTLEVNNYPGYDEKVVRLSNPLSMKGAPRGDEPEIPEVGYYEPGQWIALYYGYIGYWPGKVPLGRINASIDELRAIPDNASVTIEIVKD; the protein is encoded by the coding sequence ATGAAATTAAGTAAAACGATACTATTGTTAGGCATGTGTTTGTTTTTAATTGGTTTAGTCGCTTGTAGTGGTACAGAAAACTCAACTGCTAGCCTATCAGGGGAAACTAAGAGTGATACACAAGAAGAAAGATCTACGGATAGTAATTCGAACACATCGACGAACAACCAACCAACGGAAACTAGGAGCAATACACAAGAAGAAAGCTCCATGAATAGTAATTCGAGAACGCCGTCCGACAATAAAATAACGATACGTATCGGTGAAAATGCGTTTACCGTCGATTTATACGACAATCCAACGGCAAATGACCTTATGTCTCGATTGCCGCTTACCTTAGAAGTTAATAATTATCCTGGATATGATGAAAAAGTTGTTAGACTATCAAACCCGCTTTCAATGAAAGGTGCGCCTCGTGGCGACGAGCCAGAGATTCCTGAAGTTGGTTATTACGAGCCTGGTCAATGGATTGCGCTCTATTATGGTTATATTGGTTACTGGCCTGGAAAAGTTCCACTGGGACGAATTAACGCGAGTATAGACGAGCTTCGTGCAATCCCAGACAACGCATCGGTGACAATTGAAATAGTAAAGGATTAA
- a CDS encoding MFS transporter, with translation MAKQNNLLIFILAIGAFGLINTELGMMGILPFVAEHFNVSVSKAGWLVSLFALVVAISAPIIPLLLSGFNRKKIMLLVLGVFVLGNIVSIFTDNFTIALIARAVPAFFHPAFFSLAFTVAAASVSNEESPKAIAKVFIGVSAGMVIGTPIATFIASSISFPMAMVFNAVVNAVAFIAILVFVPSMPVKERLSYGAQLSVLKRPMVWHSILAAIFINSAITGVYSYFSEYLKTGMNLSPSIITIMLFIYGGANIIGNIVAGKLLTNNAIKTVLAFPFALGAVYIMLFLFGQLTVPMFISTFLWGIVAGAGGNILQYWVVSSAPEAPEFSNGLFLTSGNLGIAVGTAAGGLFISQLGTQYFLLVGFLSLLLCLAFILIRYYMYSPVKQMGNGNFTVERTETM, from the coding sequence GTGGCTAAACAAAACAACTTGCTAATATTTATATTAGCGATCGGTGCTTTCGGACTTATTAATACTGAACTGGGAATGATGGGAATCCTGCCATTCGTTGCTGAACACTTTAATGTCAGTGTATCAAAGGCAGGATGGTTGGTGAGTCTTTTTGCCCTCGTCGTCGCCATTTCAGCCCCAATTATTCCTTTATTACTTTCGGGGTTTAATCGGAAGAAGATCATGTTACTCGTACTTGGCGTATTTGTTCTAGGGAACATCGTTTCCATATTTACAGACAACTTTACCATTGCATTAATTGCTCGCGCAGTTCCAGCCTTTTTTCATCCGGCGTTTTTTTCTTTAGCTTTCACAGTTGCTGCTGCCTCGGTAAGCAATGAGGAATCTCCAAAAGCTATTGCTAAAGTATTTATAGGAGTATCTGCCGGTATGGTTATCGGTACACCGATCGCTACGTTTATTGCTAGTTCCATTTCTTTCCCAATGGCGATGGTATTCAATGCTGTTGTAAACGCTGTAGCATTCATTGCAATATTAGTATTTGTACCATCTATGCCCGTTAAGGAAAGACTTTCTTACGGAGCACAACTATCCGTATTAAAAAGACCAATGGTTTGGCACTCCATTCTGGCAGCCATTTTCATTAATTCAGCCATAACTGGGGTGTACAGTTATTTTTCTGAGTATCTGAAAACGGGAATGAATTTGTCTCCGAGTATCATTACAATCATGTTATTCATATACGGTGGAGCCAATATTATAGGAAACATCGTGGCAGGAAAGTTGCTTACTAATAATGCTATTAAAACGGTATTAGCTTTTCCTTTTGCCTTGGGAGCTGTTTACATCATGTTATTCCTGTTTGGACAGTTGACGGTACCTATGTTTATCTCTACTTTCTTATGGGGAATTGTAGCTGGAGCAGGAGGTAATATTCTTCAATATTGGGTTGTGTCATCAGCGCCCGAAGCTCCAGAGTTTTCTAATGGACTATTTCTAACATCAGGAAACTTGGGGATCGCAGTGGGTACCGCAGCAGGTGGATTATTTATATCGCAATTAGGTACACAATATTTCTTATTAGTAGGCTTTTTATCGTTATTATTATGCTTGGCATTTATTTTAATAAGATACTACATGTATAGTCCTGTAAAACAAATGGGGAATGGAAATTTCACAGTTGAAAGAACCGAAACAATGTAA
- a CDS encoding GNAT family N-acetyltransferase, with protein sequence MKLVGEQIYLRFFKTSDASELANLQTRNREFFQRVSPLLPEAFYTEDHQRIRIERVLKKTDEGQLYAFGIFLKATDKLIGDISLTQIARGDLQSCYTGFTLDKEYNGKGYTTEALQLVVDFAFRELKLHRIEAGAMPDNLASIRVLEKVGFKKEGIAKENLRINGKWTDHQILAIINSLDV encoded by the coding sequence ATGAAGCTAGTAGGGGAACAAATTTATCTTCGATTTTTTAAAACTTCTGATGCCAGCGAGTTAGCAAACTTACAAACTAGAAATCGTGAATTTTTTCAACGAGTTAGCCCATTACTCCCAGAAGCCTTTTATACAGAAGATCATCAAAGAATACGCATTGAACGGGTATTAAAAAAGACAGATGAAGGGCAATTATATGCTTTTGGAATCTTTTTAAAGGCCACCGATAAACTGATCGGAGACATTTCATTAACTCAAATTGCAAGGGGAGACCTCCAAAGCTGTTATACGGGATTTACTTTAGATAAGGAATATAACGGAAAGGGCTATACAACAGAAGCTCTTCAACTTGTTGTAGACTTTGCTTTTAGAGAATTAAAACTACATAGAATTGAAGCAGGAGCTATGCCTGACAATCTAGCATCTATTCGAGTATTAGAAAAAGTAGGATTTAAAAAAGAAGGTATAGCTAAAGAGAATCTAAGAATTAACGGCAAATGGACAGATCATCAAATATTAGCTATCATCAACAGCTTGGATGTGTAA